The Micromonospora sp. NBC_00421 genome contains a region encoding:
- a CDS encoding SAF domain-containing protein, translating into MSLATRNGLPVDAPVTPPKVVRQRRTRPGLLGLAVLLIALGGLGAAFAVTSVRATGSYLAVAREVEVGRILTADDLVSVQVSGGAGLSPVPAKKRDEVVGKRAAVSLVPGSLLTMAQLTDAPLLGQGQQQIALGLEPSKVPARKLHPGDKVLLVSTPDEDADNQPSTTRFTATVIDAVTPENDDVVVYLALAVRDVPAVVVLAAQDRIALVLTEAA; encoded by the coding sequence GTGAGTCTGGCCACCCGCAATGGACTTCCGGTGGACGCGCCGGTCACCCCGCCCAAGGTGGTCCGGCAGCGCCGTACCCGGCCCGGTCTGCTCGGCCTCGCCGTACTGCTTATCGCGTTGGGTGGCCTCGGCGCGGCCTTCGCGGTCACCTCGGTCCGGGCCACCGGCAGCTACCTGGCGGTCGCCCGTGAGGTCGAGGTGGGTCGCATCCTGACGGCCGACGACCTGGTCAGCGTGCAGGTCTCCGGGGGCGCGGGGCTGTCCCCGGTGCCGGCGAAGAAGCGGGACGAGGTGGTGGGCAAGCGGGCCGCCGTGTCGCTGGTCCCCGGTTCGCTGCTCACCATGGCGCAGCTCACCGACGCCCCGCTCCTCGGCCAGGGGCAGCAACAGATCGCGCTCGGCCTGGAGCCGAGCAAGGTGCCGGCCCGCAAGCTGCACCCCGGTGACAAGGTGCTGCTGGTCAGCACCCCGGACGAGGACGCCGACAACCAGCCGTCGACCACCCGGTTCACCGCCACCGTGATCGACGCGGTCACCCCGGAGAACGACGACGTGGTGGTCTACCTGGCGCTCGCCGTCCGGGACGTCCCGGCGGTGGTGGTGCTGGCCGCACAGGACCGGATCGCCCTCGTGCTGACCGAGGCGGCCTGA
- a CDS encoding phosphatase PAP2 family protein, translating to MTEIPDISVEWYRDLVEVADAAPAPVQWFAVHFTEAVILLLGLLLVAVAAPRLFRAEPWGRALALLAPASVVLAYGCSEVLKSLVDEERPCRGAVTILAGQCPPTGDWSFPSNHATIAGALATAVLLLSPRWGLLAAPLALLAAFSRVFVGVHYPHDVLAGLLLGLAVPLLVAPLAARPLAEVLRRRSATPAPDPVATGPRPRY from the coding sequence ATGACGGAAATTCCCGATATCAGTGTGGAGTGGTACCGCGACCTGGTCGAGGTGGCCGACGCCGCCCCGGCCCCGGTGCAGTGGTTCGCGGTGCACTTCACCGAGGCGGTGATCCTGCTGCTCGGCCTGCTGCTGGTGGCCGTCGCCGCACCCAGGCTCTTCCGCGCCGAACCGTGGGGCCGAGCCCTCGCCCTGCTCGCGCCGGCCAGCGTCGTCCTGGCGTACGGGTGCAGCGAGGTGCTCAAGTCGCTTGTGGACGAGGAGCGGCCCTGCCGGGGCGCGGTCACCATCCTGGCCGGGCAGTGCCCGCCGACCGGCGACTGGTCGTTCCCGAGCAACCACGCCACCATCGCCGGGGCGCTGGCCACTGCCGTCCTGCTGCTGTCCCCCAGGTGGGGCCTGCTCGCCGCCCCGCTGGCCCTGCTCGCCGCGTTCTCCCGGGTCTTCGTCGGGGTGCACTACCCGCACGACGTCCTCGCCGGTCTGCTCCTCGGCCTGGCGGTGCCGCTGCTTGTCGCCCCGTTGGCGGCCCGCCCGCTCGCGGAGGTGCTACGCCGCCGCTCCGCCACGCCCGCCCCGGACCCGGTCGCCACCGGCCCCCGCCCCCGCTACTGA
- a CDS encoding Rieske (2Fe-2S) protein, whose product MRALMTKLEQATALDRAGDRLQRAVQTTLRPQRVRDLLHGVFLGHPLHPAMVQVPVGAWISAAVVDLLPGQRRAATTLVALGTVSAVPAAVAGLNDWAELSRDQRRVGLVHAAANTVGLTLYAGSLAARLTGRHGVGRVLAYLGLGAAGAGAYLGGHLAYKQGAQVSQSVSELHRMGDGWQSVVELAGLPQRELVTREVDDVSVILYRHGDEVTVMLERCPHQSGPLGEGEVKEIDGHACVVCPWHGSAFRLNGGEVVHGPSATDQQILPTRVVDGTLQTRLP is encoded by the coding sequence GTGCGAGCGTTGATGACGAAACTCGAACAGGCCACCGCGCTGGACCGGGCCGGCGACCGGTTGCAGCGTGCCGTCCAGACGACCCTGCGCCCGCAGCGGGTACGTGACCTGCTGCACGGCGTCTTCCTGGGCCATCCGCTGCACCCGGCGATGGTGCAGGTGCCGGTGGGTGCCTGGATCAGCGCGGCAGTGGTCGACCTGCTCCCCGGCCAGCGTCGGGCGGCCACCACGCTTGTCGCGCTGGGCACGGTGAGCGCGGTGCCCGCCGCCGTGGCCGGGCTCAACGACTGGGCGGAACTCTCCCGGGACCAGCGTCGGGTGGGGCTCGTCCACGCTGCCGCCAACACCGTCGGGCTGACCCTGTACGCAGGTTCCCTCGCGGCCCGGTTGACCGGTCGGCACGGCGTCGGCCGGGTGCTTGCCTACCTGGGGCTGGGCGCGGCGGGTGCCGGGGCTTACCTGGGTGGGCACCTGGCGTACAAGCAGGGGGCGCAGGTCAGCCAGAGCGTCTCCGAGCTGCATCGGATGGGCGACGGGTGGCAGTCGGTGGTCGAACTGGCCGGGCTGCCGCAGCGGGAGCTGGTGACCCGCGAGGTGGACGACGTCTCGGTCATCCTCTACCGGCATGGCGACGAGGTCACCGTGATGTTGGAGCGCTGCCCGCACCAGAGCGGCCCGCTCGGCGAGGGTGAGGTGAAGGAGATCGACGGGCACGCCTGTGTGGTCTGCCCCTGGCACGGCTCGGCGTTCCGGCTCAACGGCGGCGAGGTCGTCCACGGCCCCTCCGCCACCGACCAGCAGATCCTCCCCACCCGAGTGGTCGACGGCACCCTCCAAACCCGCCTCCCCTAA
- a CDS encoding A24 family peptidase, whose protein sequence is MSFARRLAAALTVVPVLRLAVARYAVPPGVVDRGGCEGCGAPVGLDRPLPALGPAARCPTCRGRIGAAPFAVEALLLVAVAVLVLVDGAVAERAALAWWLGWAVPLVLVDVAVHRLPDRLTWPAAIGTWALLGVAALTGVDGAGPWLRAVAAGAALGLAFATTTLLLGRRGFGLGDAKLALGVGALLGWQGWGLLVTGLVLTFLLSALVSVALLASRRVGWSSHLPFGPFLVAGTCAALLLPG, encoded by the coding sequence GTGTCCTTTGCTCGGCGGCTGGCGGCGGCGCTGACGGTCGTGCCGGTGCTCCGGTTGGCGGTCGCCCGGTACGCCGTACCCCCGGGGGTGGTGGACCGGGGCGGGTGCGAGGGCTGCGGCGCGCCGGTCGGGCTGGACCGGCCGCTGCCGGCGCTCGGACCGGCGGCCCGCTGCCCGACCTGCCGGGGCCGGATCGGCGCGGCCCCGTTCGCGGTCGAGGCGTTGTTGCTGGTGGCCGTGGCGGTGCTGGTGCTGGTCGACGGGGCGGTGGCCGAGCGGGCGGCGTTGGCCTGGTGGCTCGGCTGGGCGGTCCCGCTGGTCCTGGTGGACGTGGCGGTGCACCGGTTACCGGACCGGCTCACCTGGCCCGCCGCCATCGGCACCTGGGCGCTGCTCGGGGTGGCCGCGCTGACCGGGGTGGATGGTGCCGGGCCGTGGCTGCGCGCGGTGGCGGCCGGCGCGGCGCTCGGCCTTGCCTTCGCCACCACCACGCTGCTGCTCGGCCGGCGGGGCTTCGGCCTCGGCGACGCCAAACTGGCGCTGGGGGTGGGGGCGCTGCTCGGCTGGCAGGGCTGGGGCCTGCTGGTGACCGGCCTGGTGCTGACCTTCCTGTTGTCGGCGCTGGTCAGCGTGGCGCTGTTGGCGTCCCGCCGGGTCGGCTGGTCCAGCCATCTGCCGTTCGGCCCGTTCCTGGTCGCCGGCACCTGCGCCGCCCTGCTCCTGCCCGGCTGA
- a CDS encoding crotonase/enoyl-CoA hydratase family protein — protein sequence MAVHVARDGAVTTVILDRAASRNAVDGPTARALADAFRAFEADPQARVAVLWGAGGTFCAGADLKAIGTPRGNRVEPDGDGPMGPTRMSLSKPVIAAISGYAVAGGLELALWCDLRVAESDAVLGVFCRRWGVPLIDGGTVRLPRLVGEGRAMDLILTGRPVPADEAYAMGLVNRVVAPGEARAAAERLAAEIARHPQTCLRNDRASVLAGAGRPEPEALATELAYGIDSLAADALTGAARFTAGAGRHGE from the coding sequence ATGGCTGTGCATGTTGCCCGGGACGGGGCGGTGACCACGGTGATCCTCGACCGGGCGGCGTCGCGCAACGCCGTCGACGGCCCGACCGCGCGGGCGCTCGCCGACGCGTTCCGCGCGTTCGAGGCCGACCCGCAGGCCCGGGTCGCGGTGCTCTGGGGCGCGGGCGGCACGTTCTGCGCGGGTGCCGACCTCAAGGCCATCGGTACGCCGCGCGGCAACCGGGTCGAGCCCGACGGCGACGGCCCGATGGGTCCGACCCGGATGTCACTGTCCAAGCCGGTCATCGCGGCGATCTCCGGGTACGCGGTGGCCGGCGGCCTGGAACTGGCGCTCTGGTGCGATCTGCGGGTCGCCGAGTCGGACGCGGTGCTCGGGGTGTTCTGCCGACGCTGGGGAGTGCCGCTGATCGACGGTGGGACGGTACGGCTGCCCCGGCTCGTCGGGGAGGGCCGGGCGATGGACCTGATCCTCACCGGCCGCCCGGTGCCCGCCGACGAGGCGTACGCGATGGGGTTGGTCAACCGGGTGGTCGCGCCGGGCGAGGCGCGGGCGGCGGCCGAGCGGCTGGCCGCCGAGATCGCCCGCCACCCGCAGACCTGCCTGCGCAACGACCGGGCATCGGTGCTGGCCGGTGCCGGTCGGCCCGAGCCGGAGGCGCTCGCCACCGAACTCGCCTACGGGATCGACTCGCTCGCGGCCGACGCGCTGACCGGTGCGGCCCGCTTCACCGCCGGCGCCGGCCGCCACGGCGAGTGA
- a CDS encoding type II secretion system F family protein, translating into MLNWQLTIAVLGGAAIGLGLFLLVREALPASPALGPALRRLHQPPGTAVAAGRGPDWLGGFSRWLSPPHRQLALLDQTPEQYAMSILLSALVGLATPTVAGALLFLAGVGMPVVVPVLGSLGLALICALLAHRAVLTKADAARDEFRAAVCTYLDLVALQLSAAHGPVQSLERAAAVCDGWVFARIRESLRIAQMQMHSPWDELQELAEKIGIPELGDVGAIMRSSGSEGAQVHETLRSRAESLRDQIRTDNLARAEGVTSRLDIPGSLLVFVLLAFVLYPFVARL; encoded by the coding sequence ATGCTCAACTGGCAGCTCACCATCGCGGTGCTCGGCGGGGCCGCCATCGGGCTCGGCCTGTTCCTGCTGGTCCGGGAGGCGTTGCCGGCCTCCCCGGCGCTCGGCCCCGCGCTGCGCCGGCTGCACCAGCCACCGGGCACCGCCGTCGCCGCCGGCCGGGGGCCGGACTGGCTGGGTGGCTTCTCCCGCTGGCTCAGCCCGCCGCACCGCCAGCTCGCCCTGCTCGACCAGACCCCCGAGCAGTACGCCATGTCGATCCTGCTCTCCGCTCTGGTCGGGTTGGCCACCCCGACGGTGGCGGGGGCGCTGCTCTTCCTGGCCGGGGTGGGCATGCCGGTGGTCGTACCGGTGCTGGGCAGTCTCGGGTTGGCGCTGATCTGCGCGCTGCTGGCACACCGGGCGGTGTTGACCAAGGCGGACGCCGCCCGCGACGAGTTCCGCGCGGCCGTCTGCACCTACCTGGACCTGGTGGCGTTGCAGTTGTCGGCGGCGCACGGCCCGGTGCAGTCGCTGGAACGGGCGGCGGCGGTCTGCGACGGCTGGGTCTTCGCCCGGATCCGCGAGTCGCTGCGGATCGCCCAGATGCAGATGCACTCCCCCTGGGACGAGCTGCAGGAGCTGGCCGAGAAGATCGGCATCCCGGAGCTGGGTGACGTCGGGGCGATCATGCGGTCCTCCGGCAGCGAGGGCGCCCAGGTGCACGAGACGCTGCGCAGCCGCGCCGAGTCGCTCCGCGACCAGATCCGCACCGACAACCTGGCCCGCGCCGAGGGCGTCACCAGCCGGCTGGACATTCCCGGCTCGCTGCTGGTCTTCGTGCTGCTGGCGTTCGTCCTCTATCCGTTCGTCGCCCGCCTCTGA
- a CDS encoding CpaF family protein: MRFEPVAHDPRTPPPGATSTMPPLPPVNGRHHAAAPPPAAAPPAPTPPPRPKVDFALVRELRRELSERLTQWQRGREFDADAEEVERARLAVAVVSGYADAVRRAGTPLSADEERTLLDQVTAELVGLGRLQTLLVDDTIEEVHILGCDQVRITRHGGGVDWGEPIADSDDELVEILQAAARRAGATERSLSTSKPTLDLQLPDGSRLAAVFLVSHRPYAVIRKHNTLDVSLDDLAGSRPDLDEMIDPLLRDFLRASMRAGLNIMVAGLAGAGKTTVIRALMDEIPPDEPYVLLEESRELLPARRGDKHRAVMSFESREGHGERGPDGRPAGEVSIADLIPVSLRMGVLRIIVGEVRSREIVPMLQAMTTSRGSMCTIHARTPAGVSERIIELALAHGREMTVDQARRMAGNALDLIVYVTVEDETAIGGRKHRFVSHVEEVIGVGDANRITTTTVFGPGPDGRAIPRHLPERVRGQLLRVGYDARLLSRFIEAGAGAWRRPRHSRLAPVVRR, encoded by the coding sequence ATGCGGTTTGAGCCGGTCGCCCACGACCCGCGCACCCCGCCGCCGGGGGCCACCTCGACGATGCCGCCCCTGCCACCGGTGAACGGCCGGCACCACGCCGCCGCGCCGCCGCCGGCCGCCGCCCCACCCGCGCCCACCCCGCCGCCTCGACCGAAGGTGGACTTCGCGCTGGTCCGCGAGCTGCGCCGGGAGCTGAGCGAACGGCTCACCCAGTGGCAGCGCGGCCGGGAGTTCGACGCCGACGCCGAAGAGGTCGAGCGGGCCCGGCTCGCCGTCGCCGTGGTCTCCGGCTACGCCGACGCGGTACGCCGGGCCGGCACCCCGCTCAGCGCCGACGAGGAACGGACCCTGCTCGACCAGGTGACAGCCGAACTGGTCGGGCTGGGTCGACTCCAGACCCTGCTGGTCGACGACACCATCGAGGAGGTGCACATCCTCGGCTGCGACCAGGTGCGCATCACCCGGCACGGCGGTGGCGTCGACTGGGGTGAGCCGATCGCCGACAGCGACGACGAGCTGGTGGAGATCCTCCAGGCGGCGGCCCGGCGGGCCGGGGCCACCGAGCGGTCGCTGTCCACCTCCAAGCCGACGCTCGACCTGCAACTGCCCGACGGCAGCCGGTTGGCGGCGGTGTTCCTGGTCAGCCACCGCCCGTACGCGGTGATCCGTAAGCACAACACGCTGGACGTCAGCCTCGACGACCTGGCCGGCAGCCGCCCCGACCTGGACGAGATGATCGATCCGCTGCTGCGCGACTTCCTCCGGGCGTCCATGCGGGCCGGGTTGAACATCATGGTCGCCGGGCTGGCCGGGGCCGGGAAGACCACTGTCATCCGGGCGCTGATGGACGAGATCCCGCCCGACGAGCCGTACGTGCTGCTGGAGGAGAGCCGCGAGCTGCTGCCGGCCCGGCGTGGCGACAAGCACCGGGCGGTGATGAGCTTCGAGTCCCGCGAAGGGCACGGCGAACGCGGCCCGGACGGTCGACCGGCAGGTGAGGTGAGCATCGCCGACCTGATCCCGGTGTCGCTGCGGATGGGCGTGCTGCGGATCATCGTCGGCGAGGTCCGGTCCCGGGAGATCGTGCCGATGCTCCAGGCGATGACCACGAGTCGCGGGTCGATGTGCACCATCCACGCCCGTACCCCGGCCGGGGTGAGTGAGCGGATCATCGAGCTGGCGCTGGCCCACGGCCGGGAGATGACGGTCGACCAGGCCCGCCGGATGGCCGGCAACGCCCTCGACCTGATCGTCTACGTCACCGTCGAGGACGAGACCGCGATCGGCGGGCGCAAACACCGGTTCGTCTCCCACGTGGAGGAGGTGATCGGGGTGGGCGACGCCAACCGGATCACCACCACCACCGTCTTCGGGCCCGGCCCGGACGGCCGGGCCATCCCCCGCCACCTGCCGGAACGGGTCCGTGGCCAACTGCTGCGGGTCGGCTACGACGCCCGGCTGCTGTCCCGGTTCATCGAGGCCGGCGCGGGCGCGTGGCGTCGTCCCCGGCACAGTCGCCTCGCCCCGGTGGTGCGCCGATGA
- a CDS encoding type II secretion system F family protein, which produces MSTIELLAVVSGAAFVGGLVLAVVALFGTTRPTRPARSSGTGLRRLWLGSGTNRQDQRAHQLTLGAAVVAGALAFLLTGLPVVGLIVAVAVPGVPWLFAVGRAEQRAIARIEAVGEWTRRLKDVSNTGQGLQQAIVATIATVPDQIQEEVRLLAARLQAGWTARSALLAFADEIGDPVCDQVVAALILHLTDRGERLGDVLGSIASAASAEVATRREVEAKRTQPRFAVRFLTGMTLAVLAYGLVNTEYIRPYGTFFGQVLMAMLGAAFVALLVWVRSMSQPPPPPRFLPRPDPAEVLA; this is translated from the coding sequence ATGAGCACCATCGAACTGCTCGCGGTGGTCTCCGGCGCGGCCTTCGTCGGTGGTCTGGTGCTGGCCGTGGTGGCGCTCTTCGGCACCACCAGGCCCACCCGACCGGCCCGCAGCTCCGGCACCGGGCTGCGTCGGCTCTGGCTCGGTTCGGGGACGAACCGCCAGGACCAGCGCGCCCACCAGCTGACGCTGGGCGCGGCGGTGGTGGCCGGTGCGCTGGCGTTCCTGCTCACCGGGCTGCCGGTGGTGGGTCTGATCGTGGCGGTGGCGGTACCGGGGGTGCCCTGGCTGTTCGCGGTGGGCCGGGCCGAACAGCGGGCGATCGCCCGGATCGAGGCGGTCGGCGAGTGGACCCGCCGGCTCAAGGACGTCTCCAACACCGGGCAGGGCCTCCAACAGGCGATCGTCGCCACCATCGCCACCGTCCCCGACCAGATCCAGGAGGAGGTACGGCTGCTCGCCGCCCGCCTCCAGGCCGGCTGGACGGCCCGGTCCGCGCTGCTGGCGTTCGCCGACGAGATCGGCGACCCGGTCTGCGACCAGGTGGTCGCCGCGCTGATCCTGCACCTGACCGACCGGGGTGAACGCCTCGGCGACGTGCTCGGTTCGATCGCCTCGGCCGCCTCGGCCGAGGTGGCCACCCGGCGCGAGGTGGAGGCCAAACGCACCCAGCCCCGGTTCGCGGTCCGCTTCCTCACCGGGATGACCCTGGCCGTGCTGGCGTACGGGCTGGTCAACACCGAGTACATCAGGCCGTACGGGACGTTCTTCGGTCAGGTGCTGATGGCGATGCTCGGAGCGGCGTTCGTCGCCCTGCTGGTCTGGGTGCGCTCGATGAGCCAGCCCCCGCCGCCGCCCCGGTTCCTACCCAGGCCCGACCCGGCGGAGGTGCTCGCGTGA
- a CDS encoding ParA family protein: MAIIALVSAKGSPGVTTTALACTLSWHRRLVLAECDPAGGSVLAGYLGGALDGPRGIGELAVGELRDGSLESTFWSQLVDLDAPRRERLLLPGVVDPAQAGSVAPLWQRFADFFGALEKGRPGYDVVVDCGRLQVFGPPWPLLRAADVVLLVTRAQLPDLSATRSTIRAIERDFTDHRVPPGTLRLVVVGDGHGKGEISKALGVPVIARLPDDRRTAQVLSFGGTVRAGRPLLRAAAALEAPVRELLEQRRARLAWPAPAQGVPDAV; this comes from the coding sequence GTGGCCATCATCGCGCTGGTCTCGGCGAAGGGCTCGCCCGGCGTCACCACCACGGCGCTGGCCTGCACCCTGAGCTGGCACCGGCGGCTGGTGCTCGCCGAGTGCGACCCGGCCGGCGGCTCGGTCCTCGCCGGCTACCTGGGCGGTGCGCTCGACGGGCCGCGCGGAATCGGTGAGCTGGCCGTGGGTGAGCTGCGCGACGGCAGCCTGGAGTCGACGTTCTGGTCCCAGCTGGTCGACCTGGACGCGCCGAGGCGGGAGCGGCTGCTGCTGCCCGGCGTGGTGGACCCGGCCCAGGCCGGCAGCGTCGCCCCGCTGTGGCAGCGGTTCGCCGACTTCTTCGGCGCGCTGGAGAAGGGCCGCCCCGGCTACGACGTGGTCGTCGACTGTGGACGGCTTCAGGTCTTCGGGCCGCCGTGGCCGCTGCTGCGCGCCGCCGACGTGGTGCTGCTGGTGACCCGGGCACAGCTGCCCGACCTCTCCGCCACCAGGTCGACGATCCGGGCGATCGAGCGGGACTTCACCGACCACCGGGTGCCCCCGGGCACGCTGCGACTGGTGGTCGTCGGCGACGGCCACGGCAAGGGCGAGATCAGCAAGGCGTTGGGCGTACCGGTGATCGCCCGGTTGCCGGACGACCGGCGTACCGCGCAGGTGCTCAGCTTCGGTGGCACGGTCCGCGCCGGACGGCCGCTGCTGCGCGCGGCGGCGGCGTTGGAGGCCCCGGTCCGGGAGTTGCTGGAGCAGCGGCGGGCCCGGTTGGCCTGGCCGGCCCCGGCTCAGGGGGTGCCGGATGCGGTTTGA
- a CDS encoding TadE/TadG family type IV pilus assembly protein, with protein MAAGRARGSVSVEVAVLAPAFLALLMLAGVAGRVAVADEAVEAAAHDAARAASIARDAGTAESAARSAARRQLDWRGLHCTSAPRVTVWGSTRNSDHTSLNTAFRSPLGEPVSIWVRVSCTVSFAGMRFPGLPMGDKRVEATFASPLDRYRTRQ; from the coding sequence CTGGCCGCGGGGCGTGCCCGGGGATCGGTGTCGGTGGAGGTGGCGGTGCTGGCCCCGGCGTTCCTCGCGTTGCTGATGCTGGCCGGGGTGGCCGGCCGGGTCGCGGTGGCCGACGAGGCCGTGGAGGCGGCGGCGCACGACGCCGCGCGGGCCGCCTCGATCGCCCGCGACGCCGGTACGGCGGAGAGCGCCGCCCGGTCGGCCGCCCGGCGGCAGCTCGACTGGCGGGGCCTCCACTGCACGAGCGCACCCCGGGTCACGGTCTGGGGGTCGACACGGAACTCCGACCACACGTCGCTGAACACGGCGTTCCGGAGCCCGCTCGGCGAGCCGGTGAGCATCTGGGTCCGGGTGAGCTGCACGGTCTCCTTCGCCGGTATGCGCTTCCCCGGCCTGCCGATGGGTGACAAGCGGGTCGAGGCGACCTTCGCCTCCCCACTGGACCGTTACCGGACCCGGCAGTGA
- a CDS encoding LysM peptidoglycan-binding domain-containing protein: MTAPRGSTARRTGQLLTGFGSLVVLVALLGGAPVALLAFAGNPLPDHLPTLAEVGTLLTSRDDGQLFIRALAVVGWFGWATFAFSVLVEVGAQVTRRQTPRLPGMGRQQRAAAALLGSVALIIAASPAASAAVTLAQPLPAAAGTGVATTSHTSRSALGAAPSAGLGASSGVAHGAAPTTGQPTAKPVYRVARGDYLGEVAERYLDDFDRYPEVARLNDLHDANRIRPGQLIRLPAEADDAGARRHAAGHLVPGTPRKPSPRPPATTPGNPGGQADPQQPGAPGSPGGPGGPTTPGKPARPATPTSPTAPASPKPTGKIGPATPQTATPQTAQPPAQQPAERPVGVPPAMAAGASRATPADTINRPLAVSAVLAVASIVGAQIGAVLGLRRRPVRVAAGRTSAARIAAARTSTPRTPGRSMGSRASAARDLVTGRHRRD, translated from the coding sequence ATGACCGCACCGCGTGGTTCCACCGCCCGGCGTACCGGGCAGTTGCTCACCGGCTTCGGGTCGCTGGTGGTCCTGGTGGCGTTGCTGGGCGGCGCGCCGGTGGCGTTGCTCGCCTTCGCCGGCAACCCGCTACCCGACCACCTGCCCACCCTCGCCGAGGTCGGCACCCTGCTGACCAGCCGCGACGACGGCCAGCTCTTCATCCGGGCGCTGGCAGTCGTCGGCTGGTTCGGCTGGGCGACGTTCGCCTTCTCGGTGCTGGTGGAGGTGGGTGCCCAGGTGACCCGCCGGCAGACGCCCCGGCTGCCCGGGATGGGCCGGCAGCAGCGGGCGGCGGCGGCCCTGCTGGGCTCGGTCGCCCTGATCATCGCGGCCAGTCCGGCAGCCAGCGCGGCGGTGACGCTGGCCCAGCCACTGCCGGCCGCCGCCGGCACCGGCGTGGCCACCACTTCGCACACCTCCCGCAGTGCCCTCGGCGCCGCCCCCAGTGCCGGTCTCGGTGCCAGCTCCGGTGTCGCCCACGGTGCGGCCCCGACCACCGGGCAGCCCACGGCCAAGCCGGTGTACCGGGTGGCCCGGGGCGACTACCTGGGTGAGGTGGCGGAGCGTTACCTGGACGACTTCGACCGCTATCCGGAGGTGGCCCGGCTCAACGACCTGCACGACGCCAACCGGATCCGGCCGGGTCAGCTCATCAGGCTGCCCGCCGAGGCCGACGACGCCGGTGCCCGCCGGCACGCCGCAGGTCACCTCGTCCCGGGTACGCCCCGCAAGCCGTCCCCGCGTCCGCCGGCCACCACGCCGGGTAACCCTGGCGGCCAGGCCGACCCGCAGCAGCCGGGCGCTCCCGGTTCCCCGGGCGGGCCGGGCGGGCCGACCACCCCGGGCAAGCCGGCCCGTCCGGCCACCCCCACCAGCCCCACCGCCCCCGCCAGCCCGAAGCCGACCGGCAAGATCGGGCCGGCCACACCGCAGACCGCCACCCCGCAGACCGCTCAACCACCCGCGCAGCAGCCGGCCGAGCGACCGGTCGGGGTTCCGCCCGCGATGGCCGCCGGTGCCTCCCGGGCCACCCCCGCCGACACGATCAACCGACCGCTGGCCGTGTCGGCGGTGCTGGCGGTGGCGAGCATCGTCGGCGCACAGATCGGCGCGGTGCTCGGCCTGCGCCGCCGCCCCGTCCGGGTGGCCGCCGGCCGCACCTCGGCCGCCCGGATCGCCGCCGCCCGGACGTCCACGCCCCGCACCCCGGGCCGCTCGATGGGAAGCCGCGCCTCCGCCGCCCGAGACCTGGTAACCGGCCGCCACCGCCGCGACTGA
- a CDS encoding TadE family protein, whose protein sequence is MDQQHPEPVTGVPLVGSRRDRTAPTARSRCAPLRASAPPHTSAAGHAAPAGLRAAGRAAHRRLTAGGTDRGANPVELAVVMPAVLVLLFGSIQIAAWFVARSTAMHAAQSGVNAQRVLDAPAGAGEARARHFLGAAGDWLAGAKTTCATTATEVTCTVTGKSLSVIPAVRFDVRQTAHGTVERWTNP, encoded by the coding sequence ATGGATCAACAGCATCCCGAGCCAGTGACAGGCGTTCCCCTGGTCGGCTCACGTCGGGACCGGACGGCCCCCACCGCCCGGTCCCGGTGCGCACCCCTGCGCGCGTCCGCGCCCCCACACACGTCCGCAGCCGGGCACGCCGCCCCGGCCGGGCTCCGCGCCGCCGGCCGGGCCGCACACCGCAGGCTCACCGCCGGGGGTACGGACCGGGGGGCCAACCCGGTGGAGCTGGCCGTGGTGATGCCGGCGGTGCTGGTGCTGCTCTTCGGCTCCATCCAGATCGCCGCCTGGTTCGTGGCCCGGTCGACGGCGATGCACGCCGCCCAGAGCGGGGTGAACGCGCAACGGGTACTCGACGCGCCGGCCGGGGCGGGTGAGGCCCGCGCCAGACACTTCCTGGGTGCCGCCGGGGACTGGCTGGCCGGCGCGAAGACCACCTGCGCCACCACCGCCACCGAGGTGACCTGCACGGTCACCGGGAAGTCCCTGAGCGTCATCCCGGCCGTCCGGTTCGACGTCCGGCAGACCGCCCACGGCACGGTCGAACGGTGGACGAACCCGTGA